One window from the genome of Eucalyptus grandis isolate ANBG69807.140 chromosome 7, ASM1654582v1, whole genome shotgun sequence encodes:
- the LOC120296213 gene encoding putative disease resistance protein At1g50180, which produces MAESAVSSVGQTIGKLLTEEAKFLWGVEGKVEDLYRELRLIRCLLRDADARREHNKAVGECVAQLRDFAYDAEDSIEKYILRVAPNKGQNIIKAYACFLAKGTCLQVHEVGKEIEGLKSSISNLRTSMLAFGTQPTNEDERERTRASTPNWTYDHVKEDFVGRQDSIEELVKELLNDGENHRVIFIWGMGGLGKTSLAKKVISHDKVKNNFDSFAWVCVSQGYCVKDILMEMLIKLNPKQINEVKEMTHCQLFETLHEIQKRKDVSWFLTIYGPKRHGTVFKPHSSSRTRKASC; this is translated from the coding sequence ATGGCCGAGTCTGCTGTTTCGTCTGTGGGGCAGACGATAGGAAAGCTGCTCACTGAAGAGGCCAAATTCTTGTGGGGCGTGGAGGGCAAGGTCGAGGACCTGTACAGGGAGCTGAGGCTGATCCGGTGCTTGCTGAGGGATGCGGATGCAAGACGAGAGCACAACAAAGCTGTCGGAGAATGTGTTGCACAACTACGAGACTTTGCCTATGATGCCGAGGACAGCATTGAGAAATACATCCTCAGAGTTGCGCCGAATAAGGGACAAAACATCATTAAAGCGTATGCTTGCTTCTTGGCGAAGGGCACGTGCTTGCAGGTTCATGAGGTGGGAAAAGAGATTGAGGGCTTAAAATCCAGCATCTCCAATCTCAGAACAAGCATGCTGGCTTTTGGTACACAACCTACAAATGAGGATGAACGTGAACGGACGAGAGCCTCGACTCCGAATTGGACTTATGACCATGTCAAGGAAGATTTTGTTGGGAGGCAAGATAGTATTGAGGAATTGGTGAAAGAGCTATTGAATGATGGAGAAAATCACAGAGTTATATTTATATGGGGAATGGGTGGTTTGGGTAAAACCTCACTCGCCAAGAAAGTTATCTCTCATGACAAAGTGAAGAACAATTTTGATAGTTTTGCATGGGTTTGCGTATCACAAGGATACTGCGTGAAGGATATCTTGATGGAAATGCTTATTAAGTTGAACCCTAAGCAAATAAATGAGGTTAAGGAGATGACACATTGCCAATTGTTTGAAACTCTACatgaaatccaaaaaagaaaagatgtatCGTGGTTCTTGACGATATATGGACCAAAGAGGCATGGAACAGTCTTCAAGCCACATTCCTCGTCAAGGACACGAAAAGCAAGTTGTTGA